From the genome of Desulfolucanica intricata, one region includes:
- a CDS encoding 1,4-alpha-glucan branching protein domain-containing protein has product MSKGYLAIVLHAHMPFVRHLEKKNYLEERWLYEVVTDCYIPMLQVFFKLVKDGVDFRLTFSISPTVLAMLTDPVIQDGYRNYLMKRISLARAEVQRNSNNRAVQQLAEYYLLKFEEVYRLYNDTFSGNILNSFYDLQRAGYIELITTCATHGYLPLMRTIESRRAQVKVGLDEYIKHFDSIPPGIWLPECGYVPGVEQILREYGLDYFFVDTVGMLMAYPRPRYGTLAPVRTLSGQAVFGRDDTCSRQVWDHHSGYPGDPYYREFYRDIGYDLDWDYLKPYLPEGGLRVDTGLKYYRITGSGVDKKLYQPWSARSRAQVHAEDFVCRCKERAGYYSKYMTVKPILTASYDAELFGHWWYEGPIWLEFVCRSIFRDRDKLEMITPSHYLAENPPQQAVELPMSSWGAGGYSQVWINPKNDWIYRHLHRAEEKIVHQATIRSNADGIEKQALNQACRELLLAQSSDWSFIINAGTTTEYAKSRFQQHIKNFNLLMDQIENKKLDPVFLAGLEQQNNLFNNLDYHIYDTKKIQRVTKKSSGILMLSWEYPPKTVGGLARHVYDLSQALAKQGENVHVLTCPAPGVENYQLVNGVHVHRVPENILTCTDFMGWVEQLNTGMIEMGSKLYRNMGGFDLIHAHDWLVGRAGSELSKDLGLPLVATIHATEYGRNQGLRTPLQLQIHRLESKLIRDAKRIVCCSSHMKREVTELFKVEPDSVRIIPNGVNLENTAGDIDSLCRIPDLLLFYGRLVPEKGVQVLLRALPHVLRKFPKARLIVAGKGPYESYLKNLAGELGLNKVVSFPGFVDENTRKELLRQAGIAVFPSLYEPFGIVALEAMAAGVPIIVSDTGGMSDIVTHGVDGYKVEPGNTEKLAFYIKQLLANPLLAEDMRLCARENVLVRFNWEGIACETREVYQEVMNLSIGNNSLLKKYK; this is encoded by the coding sequence TTGTCTAAAGGTTATTTAGCTATTGTTTTACATGCTCACATGCCTTTTGTACGTCACCTTGAAAAGAAGAATTATCTGGAAGAACGTTGGCTGTACGAGGTAGTGACCGACTGTTATATTCCAATGCTGCAGGTTTTTTTTAAATTAGTAAAAGACGGAGTTGATTTTCGTCTTACCTTTTCAATTTCACCCACTGTTTTGGCTATGCTAACTGACCCTGTAATTCAAGACGGTTATCGTAACTACTTGATGAAACGGATTTCTTTGGCCAGGGCTGAAGTACAAAGAAATTCTAATAACCGGGCTGTTCAGCAGCTTGCTGAATATTATTTGTTAAAGTTTGAAGAAGTTTACCGGTTATACAACGATACCTTTTCGGGTAATATACTAAACTCTTTTTATGATTTGCAGCGAGCCGGATATATTGAATTAATTACCACCTGTGCAACTCACGGGTATTTGCCTTTAATGCGTACTATTGAGTCCAGGCGTGCCCAGGTTAAGGTAGGTCTCGATGAGTATATTAAACACTTCGATTCTATTCCTCCAGGAATATGGTTGCCTGAATGCGGTTATGTACCCGGCGTTGAGCAGATCCTGCGAGAATATGGTTTAGATTATTTTTTTGTTGATACCGTAGGTATGCTTATGGCTTACCCTCGTCCACGCTACGGCACTCTTGCTCCGGTACGTACTCTTTCAGGCCAGGCTGTTTTTGGAAGGGATGATACATGTTCCAGACAGGTTTGGGATCACCATTCAGGATATCCCGGGGATCCCTATTACCGTGAGTTTTATCGTGATATTGGTTATGATTTGGATTGGGATTACCTGAAACCGTATTTACCGGAGGGAGGTTTAAGGGTAGATACCGGGTTAAAATATTACCGTATAACCGGTTCCGGAGTAGATAAGAAGCTATATCAGCCCTGGTCGGCCCGGTCCAGGGCACAGGTTCATGCTGAGGATTTTGTTTGTCGTTGTAAGGAACGGGCAGGATATTACTCTAAATATATGACCGTTAAGCCGATACTTACGGCATCCTATGATGCCGAGCTTTTTGGCCACTGGTGGTATGAAGGACCTATATGGTTGGAATTTGTCTGCCGCAGTATATTCCGTGACCGGGATAAGCTAGAGATGATTACACCAAGCCATTACCTTGCGGAAAATCCACCTCAACAAGCGGTAGAACTGCCTATGTCCAGCTGGGGAGCCGGCGGATACAGCCAGGTTTGGATAAACCCTAAAAATGACTGGATTTATCGGCACCTGCATCGTGCAGAAGAGAAAATTGTCCACCAGGCCACAATAAGATCCAATGCCGACGGTATAGAAAAACAAGCTTTAAACCAGGCTTGTCGTGAACTGCTGCTCGCGCAAAGCAGTGACTGGAGTTTTATTATTAATGCAGGAACAACTACAGAATATGCTAAAAGTAGATTCCAGCAGCATATTAAGAATTTTAATCTACTCATGGACCAAATAGAAAATAAGAAGTTAGACCCGGTCTTTTTAGCAGGGTTAGAGCAGCAAAATAATCTTTTTAATAATCTTGATTACCATATTTATGATACAAAAAAGATTCAGAGAGTAACAAAAAAAAGCTCCGGTATATTAATGCTCTCTTGGGAATACCCACCCAAAACAGTGGGGGGGTTGGCCCGGCATGTTTATGATTTGTCTCAGGCGCTGGCCAAGCAGGGTGAAAACGTACATGTACTTACCTGCCCGGCGCCGGGTGTGGAAAATTACCAGCTTGTTAATGGTGTGCATGTACATCGTGTGCCCGAAAATATACTTACCTGTACTGATTTTATGGGATGGGTGGAACAACTCAATACAGGTATGATCGAAATGGGCAGTAAACTTTATAGAAATATGGGAGGCTTTGATCTAATTCACGCTCACGATTGGTTAGTGGGGAGGGCAGGTTCGGAATTAAGCAAAGACTTAGGTTTGCCCTTAGTGGCCACTATACACGCTACCGAATATGGACGCAACCAGGGTTTAAGAACTCCGTTACAACTACAGATTCACCGTTTGGAAAGTAAACTAATCCGAGATGCCAAACGAATAGTCTGCTGCAGCAGTCATATGAAACGTGAAGTTACTGAACTGTTTAAAGTTGAACCTGATTCTGTCCGAATTATTCCCAACGGAGTGAATTTAGAAAATACAGCCGGCGATATTGATTCCTTGTGTCGCATACCTGATCTTCTTTTGTTTTATGGCCGCCTTGTTCCGGAAAAGGGAGTACAAGTGCTGCTTAGAGCTCTGCCCCATGTGCTGCGAAAATTTCCTAAAGCAAGATTAATTGTGGCCGGAAAAGGGCCTTATGAAAGTTACTTAAAAAATTTGGCCGGCGAACTGGGACTCAATAAAGTAGTTTCTTTCCCCGGTTTTGTTGATGAAAATACGCGGAAGGAATTATTACGGCAGGCTGGTATTGCTGTCTTTCCCAGTCTTTATGAACCTTTTGGTATTGTAGCTTTAGAAGCGATGGCAGCAGGTGTACCGATAATAGTATCAGATACCGGTGGGATGAGTGACATTGTAACTCATGGTGTTGACGGTTACAAGGTAGAGCCGGGTAATACGGAAAAACTGGCATTTTATATAAAACAGCTGCTTGCTAACCCGTTATTGGCAGAAGACATGCGTCTGTGTGCCCGTGAAAATGTATTGGTCAGGTTTAACTGGGAAGGTATTGCCTGTGAAACCAGAGAGGTTTACCAGGAAGTGATGAATCTTTCTATTGGCAATAACTCACTTTTAAAAAAATATAAATAA
- a CDS encoding DUF4912 domain-containing protein: protein MDKTDCIKERVSFVPSILPTEHYPEPQQSEPEFASFRNLDDTYNENILDLLVQIPTVVFAYWEISEHQKMAIEKNKGLYLRLYELINESLTRNSRMVKEVMVELVGSYYFKELEAGKSYYCELGWYGADDTFYSCLQSRVINTLWIDKYPYSNQVAGGVELEFINKTNLYNKDEINSLMIYMGIHLK from the coding sequence TTGGATAAAACAGATTGTATTAAAGAGCGGGTAAGTTTTGTTCCATCTATTTTACCTACTGAGCATTATCCCGAACCGCAGCAATCAGAGCCGGAATTTGCTTCCTTTCGAAATTTGGATGATACTTATAATGAAAATATACTTGATTTATTGGTGCAGATTCCTACAGTGGTTTTTGCTTACTGGGAAATATCAGAACATCAAAAAATGGCTATCGAAAAGAATAAAGGTTTATATTTACGTTTGTATGAACTAATTAATGAAAGTCTAACTAGAAACAGTCGCATGGTTAAAGAAGTTATGGTAGAGTTGGTGGGCAGTTATTATTTTAAGGAATTAGAGGCAGGGAAAAGTTATTATTGTGAGTTGGGTTGGTATGGTGCAGACGATACCTTTTACAGTTGTTTACAATCAAGGGTTATCAATACTCTTTGGATTGATAAATATCCATATTCGAATCAGGTAGCCGGTGGGGTGGAACTAGAGTTTATTAATAAAACAAATTTGTACAACAAAGATGAAATTAACTCGTTAATGATTTATATGGGTATCCATTTAAAATAG